The sequence GCCACTTCGCCTCGTGCAGTGCCTGCCCTACGTCGTGCCGCTCGACGAGTAGGTTCAGGTAGAACCACTTCGAGATCTCGGCGGCGATCCGGTCCGGCACGTTCGCGATGGTGCCGATGATGCCTCGGTTGCGGTTGTGCCGGAACGGCTTGTGCAACGACGCCGCGCTCGTCGGGTCCATCGCCACGGTGCCGCAGCCGTTCAGGAACACCAACGGCATGTCCGGTCGCGGCCCCGGTCGGGCGGCCATCACCTCGGCGGCCCAGATCCGCATCATCTCCTCGACGAGTTCCTCCAGCGGTACCACCAGCTTGCGGCCCTGCTCGTCGGAGAGGTGGTAGGCATACCTGGTGCTGTCGCCGTCGGCGGCCTGGCAGTGACAGGAGAAGTGGACCACCTGGTCGAGCGGGCCGTCCCGGTTGTGGTCAAGCCCCAGCGCCGGGTCACAGAGCTGCTGCGCCAGCGTCGGTGCCGCCGGGTCGTCGCTGTCTTTCGGGTACGGCCCCCTCAGCAGGAACAGGGCATCCTTGCCCCGGAAGAAGCCCACCTCCTGCTGCACTCCCGGGAAACTGGCGTCGTACACCATCCGGATCGGGAGTCCGTCCCAGCCGTTCAGGGAGGTGGAATCGGGCAGGTGGTCCGGGTCGCGGCGTTCGACGACAGCCGCGAAGCCAGGGAAGGCCAGCGCGGCCCGTTCCAACTCTGCCTGGTTGCCGGCCCGCACCGTGGACGTCGGCGCGAACAACGGCAACAACTCCCAGGGGAAGTACTGGTTCGTCTCGGCGATGGCGTGGATCAACGGGGTACGGGTCTGCCGGCTCTGCCAGGTCGGGCAGGCCGCCTGCAGGAACAGCGACAACCGGGGGAAGTCCCGTTGCGGGTCGTGTAGCACGTCGAAGAGAAATATCCGCCCGGCAGCCGCGAGGTTGCCGAGCGCCTCGCCCGCAGCGCCGGTCGCCTCCGGCCAGCGCTGCCGGCAACTCGCCGCTACCCGACCGACTCGCTTCCCGAGCTTGGCGCAATGTTCGCGCACGACATCCGCGTCGACCAGTTGGATGTCAGTCGGCGCCGGGCCGCGGGCGGCCGTGAGTCGCAGGCAGATGCCCTTGTCGTTGACCGTGGTCCGGGCCGTCACATCAGGAGAGCGGAACAGTGGCAGGTCCACCCGCGCCCTCCCCTCCGGTTACCGCCACCAGCAGGATCGGCAGTGACTGAACAAGCCGACCTGACGACAGCACCGTTATCCGCAGTTCGTTCTCACCGGGTACGTCGATCCGCAGGGTGCTGTCCAAGCGGGCCAGTCCGCCGTCGACCCGGCAGGTGGTACGCAGTTCCGGGTCGGACACGTCGACGAACGGGGCGTCGACCAACAGGGTGAGGTCGACGTCGTCGGCCCGGACGCCGGTGCTGACGGCGAGCGGGCGCCAGACCTGCGGGCCGGCCAGGGCGGGCCGCCGCCCCGGCTCGTCCGCGAAGGCCCGTTGCCCGGTCGCTACGAGCACCGTGAGGTGGCACAGCTCGCCGACCGGGATGCGCCACGTCGGTGGCAGGTCCTCGTCGTGGGCCGGTTCGGCGCCGGTCAGCCCGGCGCCGAGCGCACCGCGGAACGCGACCGGTTCGGCCGGGGTGAGCGTCTGCCGGAGCTCATCCTGCACCCGGTCGACCACCTGGCTGCTCAGCCGGGCCGCCAGGCGATCGGTGACAGCCGGCGACAAGCTGACCGGACCGCCGCCCATCGGCATCGGACCGCGCCCCGGCCATCCGTCGACCGGTACGACCACCGGCAGCCCGACGCCGGGCGCCTCGGTCCCGGCCGGGGCGACCTCCTCCAGCAGGCCGAGCACCGCGCGCAGCCCGGCCCAGTCCTTCAGCTCGCCGAACGCCATGGCGGCGTCCATCAACAGCTGCCGTCCGCCGGTCCGATCCCCGGCGCGCAGCCGGATCTCGCCCTTGACCCGGGTCAGCCGCGCGGTGAGCGGAGCCAGCACCTCGGGTTTCTCGCCCGATCCCTGCACCGCGGCCAGCTCGCCCTCGGCGGCGTGCGCGACGTGGTCCGCCTCCACCGGCCGGCCCATTGCCAGGAGCGCCCGGGCCAGCAGGCACTGGGTCCGCACCGTCCCGAGCGGGTTGCCCATCTGGCGGAAGGTCAGCAACGCGTGGGCGGCTCGCCGGACCGCGGTCGCGGCGAGTTCCGGGTCGCGACCGCCGCCGGGCCTGTCCTCGTACTGGTCGAGCGCGAGACGTGCGGTCCGGTACCGCACGTTCGCGACCCGGCGCAGGTCCCCGTCGACCAGCCGGGCGGCCTGACCGAGGTAGTCACCGGCGGACTGCCAGTCCCCCCGTCGGCGACCCGCCTCGGCCAGGGAGAGGTAGATCCGGTAGCGGGTGGCGTCGGAAAGCCCGGGGTCGAGCAGTTCGTCGTAGACGGCCTCCGCCGTGTCGACGTGGTGCGCCTCGGCGAACAGGATCCGGATCAGTCGCTGCTCCGGGCCGTCCCCTATGGTCTCCGCCCGGGCGAGCGCATCCTCCAGCTTCTCGACCGCGCGTTGGTACGCGGCGGCCTGCAGGAATCCCTCACCCATCTTCCGCAGGGCGATCGCGATCCGACGCTCGGCCTCCTCGCGCGCCGCCGACCGGTCCCCGAGCAGCAGGTGCGACAACGCGATCGCCCGGTCCAGGCCTTGCTCGGCGTCCCGGTACCGTTCGACGGCCACCAGGAAGGTGCCCTTGGCGAGCAGCACGTCCACCTGGGCGAGGACGTTGCCGTCGCGCTCGGCGGCGCGGGCCGCCTGGCCGTACGCCGCCAGGGTCGCGGCGGAGGTCACTCCCTCGGCGACACAGCCGTCAAGCCAGGCGCCGACCCGCCAGCGCAACTGCGTGCCGAAACCGGTGTGCGGCAGGGTCGCGGTGTCGTCCATCACCCGCAGCAGGTTGGGGTACTCGGCCCGGACCCAGGCCTCGGGATGGTCGGCGATCCGCTGCGGGAACTTCGAATCCGGCGCGAGCCAGTCCATCGGCCCGTCGTACGCGAAGTCGTCGTGCAGGACGGTGAGGACCGCGCTGACCACCTGGACGTAGGCGGCGGTGAGCTGGTCCAGCGCCCACTCCCGCTGGTGGGCCGGAATCCGGGCGGCCTGCGCGCCGGCGAACAGCCGGACCAGCGGGTGGAGCCGGTACCGGGCCACCTCGGACACCTCGTCCATGCCGAGGTCTTCCAGCAGTTGGGCCGCGGACAGCCGGTCGACCAGGGCCTCCACCTCGGCCGGCGGCAGGTCCATCAGCGGACCCAGCACCCACGGCACGAAGGTGGGCGACGGAATCAGCGCGAGCATGGCCAGCGCCCGCTGTTCCTTCGGCAGCAGCCGGCCGTACTCGGTCTGAAGGTGAGCCCGCAGCGACCGGCCGGGGCGGTCCAACCAGCCGAGCCGGGACCGGGGCTCGCGCAGCAGCCCGGCGATCTGGCAGATGTCCGCGCCGTCGTTGGAGACCCGCTCGGCGGCGGCCCGGACGGCGAGCGGGAGCCGTCCGCACAACGAGACGATCTCGGCGGCACATTCCGGCCGGACGCTCTCGGCGGTCCGGGAGACGGCCCGGAAGATGGCCAGCGCCTCGTCGTCGTCCGGCAGGCCCAACGCGTACGACGGTTCGGCCAGCGGATCGGACCAGGTCATGCCGCGTCGACAGGTGATGATCACGGCGGCGGCGGAGTCGCTCGGCAGTACGTGCCGGACCTGGTCGGCGTTGCGGGCGGCGTCCAGGATGAACAGGATCTTCTTCTTCGCCGTCAGCGAGCGGAAGACCATCGCCCGGCCGACCGCGGTGTCGGGCATGTCGGTCCAGCCCAGCGCCAGCAGGAGCTCGTTGAGGATCTCCATCGGTGTGCGGGCGGCGCCACCGGTGCCGAGGTTCACGAACAGTTGCCCGTGCGGGTAGCGGCGGGCGAGCCGCCGGGCCAACTCGTCGGCCAAGGCGGTCTTGCCGACCCCCGGCATGCCGTGCAGGAGCAGGATCACCGGGCCGGCGGCTCCGCGTCGGTCCGCCGGCCGCCGTCCGCCGCGCCGGAAGATCGACCTTACGCCGCCGGCGCGGGCCGCCCGTTGCTGGTCGTGCAGTTCCTGCAGGTCGGCCAGTTCACGCTCGCGGCCTCGGAAGAGCTCGTCCCGGGGCGGCAGGGTGGGCACCACCTGGTTGCGCCACCAGCCCAGCCATTGGGTGAACCGGAAGCGCGGCTCCGTCCGGCCCCGGTGCGGTCGGGCCAGCTTGGCGCGCTTGCTCTTGCGGGCGGCCGGCTGGTCCACCAGCGACTGTTCGTAACTGGCCTCCGGCGACTCGACCAGGATCACCGCTGCCGCGCCAAGCGTGCCGATCGCCAGCAGCGCCGCCAATTGCAGATCGGTGGGGATCTTGTCGTAGACGGTGCCGAGCACGCTGGCCAGCACTGTCACCGCAGCGGCGATCAGGAGCCGGAACCGCCTGAGGCGTCGGCGTAGCCGCCGGATCGACCAGCGTAACGACAAGGAAGCCATCCCATCTGGGCCGGGTGGAGCGCATCAGATTCCCGCTCGGGTGCCGGCCGGGTCGGTCGGCTGCCGACCGACCGCGGTGATCCACTCCCGGACACCCGGCAACGGTCTCAGCGGTTGGACAGGCAGTGAGGACTCCACCTCCCACAGCAGCCGGCCGGCCCGCCGCACGCCCTGTTCGTCGCCGAGCTTCGAGAACGCCTGTTCGGCGGCGGAGAGCAGGTCGACCGCTTCCTGGCCGCGCCCGGCCCGGTGGTACGCCACCGCCAGCCAGGTCGCCGACTCCGCCTCGATCCAGCGGTCCCCGCAGCGGCGGAGCGTCCCGTGACACTCCTCCAGCTCCGGGGTGGCCCCGCTGAGGTTTCCGTCGGCGAGGTGCGCCCGGCCGAGGGCGAGTCGCGCGTTTCCGCTGCCATAGCGGTGCCGCAACGTGGTGAACCCTTCCAACGCCGCGGAGCTGAACTCGCGGCTCTGGTCGTACTTGCCAAGGTCGAGCAGGGTCAGGGCGCGGTGCAGCCGGATCCACGGCCGGCGCAGCCGCTGCCA comes from Micromonospora vinacea and encodes:
- a CDS encoding CHAT domain-containing protein, encoding MDLPLFRSPDVTARTTVNDKGICLRLTAARGPAPTDIQLVDADVVREHCAKLGKRVGRVAASCRQRWPEATGAAGEALGNLAAAGRIFLFDVLHDPQRDFPRLSLFLQAACPTWQSRQTRTPLIHAIAETNQYFPWELLPLFAPTSTVRAGNQAELERAALAFPGFAAVVERRDPDHLPDSTSLNGWDGLPIRMVYDASFPGVQQEVGFFRGKDALFLLRGPYPKDSDDPAAPTLAQQLCDPALGLDHNRDGPLDQVVHFSCHCQAADGDSTRYAYHLSDEQGRKLVVPLEELVEEMMRIWAAEVMAARPGPRPDMPLVFLNGCGTVAMDPTSAASLHKPFRHNRNRGIIGTIANVPDRIAAEISKWFYLNLLVERHDVGQALHEAKWRLLQDRGNPLGLLYSIHAYAGLRIEPVPTYAGPADGGAR
- a CDS encoding NB-ARC domain-containing protein, coding for MSLRWSIRRLRRRLRRFRLLIAAAVTVLASVLGTVYDKIPTDLQLAALLAIGTLGAAAVILVESPEASYEQSLVDQPAARKSKRAKLARPHRGRTEPRFRFTQWLGWWRNQVVPTLPPRDELFRGRERELADLQELHDQQRAARAGGVRSIFRRGGRRPADRRGAAGPVILLLHGMPGVGKTALADELARRLARRYPHGQLFVNLGTGGAARTPMEILNELLLALGWTDMPDTAVGRAMVFRSLTAKKKILFILDAARNADQVRHVLPSDSAAAVIITCRRGMTWSDPLAEPSYALGLPDDDEALAIFRAVSRTAESVRPECAAEIVSLCGRLPLAVRAAAERVSNDGADICQIAGLLREPRSRLGWLDRPGRSLRAHLQTEYGRLLPKEQRALAMLALIPSPTFVPWVLGPLMDLPPAEVEALVDRLSAAQLLEDLGMDEVSEVARYRLHPLVRLFAGAQAARIPAHQREWALDQLTAAYVQVVSAVLTVLHDDFAYDGPMDWLAPDSKFPQRIADHPEAWVRAEYPNLLRVMDDTATLPHTGFGTQLRWRVGAWLDGCVAEGVTSAATLAAYGQAARAAERDGNVLAQVDVLLAKGTFLVAVERYRDAEQGLDRAIALSHLLLGDRSAAREEAERRIAIALRKMGEGFLQAAAYQRAVEKLEDALARAETIGDGPEQRLIRILFAEAHHVDTAEAVYDELLDPGLSDATRYRIYLSLAEAGRRRGDWQSAGDYLGQAARLVDGDLRRVANVRYRTARLALDQYEDRPGGGRDPELAATAVRRAAHALLTFRQMGNPLGTVRTQCLLARALLAMGRPVEADHVAHAAEGELAAVQGSGEKPEVLAPLTARLTRVKGEIRLRAGDRTGGRQLLMDAAMAFGELKDWAGLRAVLGLLEEVAPAGTEAPGVGLPVVVPVDGWPGRGPMPMGGGPVSLSPAVTDRLAARLSSQVVDRVQDELRQTLTPAEPVAFRGALGAGLTGAEPAHDEDLPPTWRIPVGELCHLTVLVATGQRAFADEPGRRPALAGPQVWRPLAVSTGVRADDVDLTLLVDAPFVDVSDPELRTTCRVDGGLARLDSTLRIDVPGENELRITVLSSGRLVQSLPILLVAVTGGEGAGGPATVPLS